A single Epinephelus lanceolatus isolate andai-2023 chromosome 22, ASM4190304v1, whole genome shotgun sequence DNA region contains:
- the sf3b2 gene encoding splicing factor 3B subunit 2 isoform X3, producing MASDGPPGTESLPSDLGSAIAALNTWSHPELQSKLAELGAPNMGPREELIDRLKGYMIQTGILLSKPNDDKPMSSQMPGIPPMPPMPMPPMPPGMGMLQAMTMMPGGPPPPGIHMGMEPPSLPPPGLSQDDQLKMAQHRAAMVLQQEERAKQQAAVLLEQERQHEMVKMQQGPGPRAGPPVTAVRATLDPRGPLPPGVSMMPTQKQRVPPPPGEDNREMWQSEEVSVSGPKIPQALEKILQLKEIRQEQLTDPAEEEEDDDEGAEMDMNNSSGPVMSETEDDDSQISKKDKNRRRRNRKKKSKKKRALEKKEQAEQQEQQKKKEGSDKEKEKDKEKEKEPEVEIEYITEEPEIYDPNYIFFKRIFEAFKLTDDVKKEKEKEPEKAEKQEAAVLRKKGFEDEKKDSDDSDEEIRPDVPKLSKKKLRRMNRLTVAELKQLVARPDVVEMHDVTAQEPKLLVHLKATRNTVPVPRHWCFKRKYLQGKRGIEKPPFELPEFIKKTGIQEMREALQEKEDAKTMKTKMREKVRPKMGKIDIDYQKLHDAFFKWQIKPKLTIHGDLYYEGKEFETRLKEKKPGDLSDELRIALGMPVGPNAHKVPPPWLIAMQRYGPPPSYPNLKIPGLNSPIPENCTFGYHAGGWGKPPVDEMGKPLYGDVFGTNAADFQAKAEEEEVDHAPWGELEPSDEESSEEEEEEESDEEKPDETGFFTPADSGLITPGGFSSVPAGMETPELIELRKKKIEEAMDGNETPQLFTVLPERRTGPIGAAMMASTHIYDVSGAMVGRKAGGGQESQGVEVALAPEELELDPMAMTQKYEEHVREQQAQVEKEDFSDMVAEHAAKQKQKKRKAQPQDTRGGAKKYKEFKF from the exons ATGGCATCCGACGGACCACCGGGCACCGAGTCCCTCCCGTCCGATTTAGGCAGTGCTATCGCTGCATTGAACACATGGAGCCACCCGGAGCTTCAGAGCAAGCTGGCGGAGCTGGGAGCGCCCAATATGG GTCCCAGAGAGGAGCTGATTGACAGACTGAAGGGCTACATGATTCAG ACTGGGATCCTCCTCAGCAAACCCAATGACGACAAACCAATGAGCTCCCAG aTGCCAGGTATCCCCCCCATGCCCCCGATGCCCATGCCACCCATGCCCCCTGGTATGGGTATGCTCCAGGCTATGACCATGATGCCAGGAGGGCCCCCTCCACCCGGCATCCACATGGGCATGGAGCCCCCAAGTTTGCCCCCACCCGGCTTATCACAGGATGATCAGCTGAAGATGGCCCAGCACAGAGCAGCCATGGTGttgcagcaggaggagagagccAAGCAGCAG GCTGCAGTGCTGCTGGAACAGGAACGTCAGCACGAGATGGTTAAGATGCAGCAGGGTCCGGGGCCGAGAGCCGGTCCCCCTGTCACCGCAGTGAGAG CAACTTTAGATCCTCGTGGGCCACTGCCTCCTGGTGTCAGTATGATGCCGACCCAGAAACAGAGAGTGCCGCCTCCTCCAGGAGAAGATAACAGAGAG ATGTGGCAGAGCGAGGAGGTAAGCGTCAGTGGGCCCAAGATCCCTCAAGCTCTGGAGAAGATCCTCCAGCTGAAGGAGATCAGACAGGAGCAGCTCACCGACCCCGCAG aagaggaagaagatgacGACGAGGGGGCAGAGATGGACATGAACAACTCCTCTGGACCAGTCATGTCTGAGACAGAAGACGATGACAGTCAGATATCTAAGAAAGAT AAAAACCGCAGGCGCAGAAACCGCAAGAAGAAGAGCAAGAAGAAGCGAGCCCTGGAGAAGAAGGAGCAGgcggagcagcaggagcagcagaagaagaaggagggcagcgacaaagagaaagaaaaggataaagagaaggagaaggagccCGAGGTGGAGATCGAGTACATCACAGAGGAGCCGGAGATCTACGACCCCAACTACATCTTCTTCAAGAGGATCTTTGAGGCGTTCAAG CTGACGGACGACgtgaagaaagagaaggagaaggagccCGAGAAGGCAGAGAAGCAGGAGGCGGCCGTGCTGCGGAAAAAGGGCTTTGAGGATGAGAAGAAAGACAGCGATGACAGCGATGAG GAAATCAGACCAGACGTACCTAAGCTGTCAAAGAAGAAGCTGAGGAGGATGAACAGGCTGACTGTCGCTGAACTCAAACAG CTGGTGGCTCGTCCAGATGTCGTAGAGATGCACGACGTGACGGCCCAGGAGCCCAAGCTGCTGGTCCACCTAAAGGCCACCAGGAACACAGTGCCGGTGCCCCGCCACTGGTGCTTCAAACGAAAGTACCTGCAGGGCAAGAGAGGAATAGAGAAGCCTCCGTTTGAGCTGCCGGAGTTCATCAAGAAAACGGGCATCCAGGAGATGAGGGAGGCCCTGCAGGAGAAG GAGGACgccaaaacaatgaaaaccaAAATGAGGGAGAAGGTTCGTCCCAAGATGGGGAAGATCGACATCGACTACCAGAAGCTCCACGACGCCTTCTTCAAGTGGCAGATCAAGCCCAAACTCACCATCCACGGAGACCTTTACTACGAG ggtAAAGAGTTTGAAACTCGTCTGAAAGAGAAGAAGCCGGGTGATCTGTCTGATGAGCTGCGGATTGCTCTGGGCATGCCAGTCGGACCT aaCGCTCACAAGGTGCCTCCTCCCTGGTTGATAGCCATGCAGAGGTACGGCCCGCCTCCCTCCTACCCCAATCTCAAGATCCCCGGACTCAACTCCCCCATCCCAGAG AACTGCACGTTTGGTTATCACGCCGGAGGCTGGGGGAAGCCGCCAGTAGATGAAATGGGCAAACCTCTGTACGGTGATGTGTTTGGGACCAACGCTGCAGACTTCCAG GccaaagcagaggaggaggaggtggaccACGCACCGTGGGGAGAACTGGAACCGTCAGATGAGGAGTCatcggaggaggaggaagaggaggagagcgaCGAGGAGAAACCAGACGAAACCGGTTTCTTCACACCAGCAGACAG tggGCTGATCACCCCCGGAGGCTTCTCATCAGTACCCGCCGGCATGGAGACGCCAGAGCTGATTGagctgaggaagaagaaaatcgAGGAGGCCATGGACGG GAACGAGACGCCTCAGCTGTTCACGGTGCTCCCAGAGAGACGAACTGGCCCCATAGGAGCTGCCATGATGGCCTCGACACACATCTATGACGTGTCAGGG GCCATGGTCGGGCGTAAGGCAGGCGGAGGGCAGGAGTCGCAGGGCGTAGAGGTGGCCCTGGCTCCGGAGGAGTTGGAGCTGGACCCCATGGCCATGACGCAGAAGTACGAGGAGCACGTCAGAGAACAGCAGGCCCAGGTGGAGAAAGAGGACTTCAGCGACATGGTGGCTGAGCACGCTGCCAAACAGAAG CAAAAAAAGAGGAAGGCCCAGCCACAGGACACGAGAGGCGGTGCCAAGAAATACAAAGAGTTCAAGTTCTAG
- the sf3b2 gene encoding splicing factor 3B subunit 2 isoform X2: MASDGPPGTESLPSDLGSAIAALNTWSHPELQSKLAELGAPNMGPREELIDRLKGYMIQTGILLSKPNDDKPMSSQMPGIPPMPPMPMPPMPPGMGMLQAMTMMPGGPPPPGIHMGMEPPSLPPPGLSQDDQLKMAQHRAAMVLQQEERAKQQGDSHVMDEQDLLEQQRRAAVLLEQERQHEMVKMQQGPGPRAGPPVTAVRATLDPRGPLPPGVSMMPTQKQRVPPPPGEDNREMWQSEEVSVSGPKIPQALEKILQLKEIRQEQLTDPAEEEDDDEGAEMDMNNSSGPVMSETEDDDSQISKKDKNRRRRNRKKKSKKKRALEKKEQAEQQEQQKKKEGSDKEKEKDKEKEKEPEVEIEYITEEPEIYDPNYIFFKRIFEAFKLTDDVKKEKEKEPEKAEKQEAAVLRKKGFEDEKKDSDDSDEEIRPDVPKLSKKKLRRMNRLTVAELKQLVARPDVVEMHDVTAQEPKLLVHLKATRNTVPVPRHWCFKRKYLQGKRGIEKPPFELPEFIKKTGIQEMREALQEKEDAKTMKTKMREKVRPKMGKIDIDYQKLHDAFFKWQIKPKLTIHGDLYYEGKEFETRLKEKKPGDLSDELRIALGMPVGPNAHKVPPPWLIAMQRYGPPPSYPNLKIPGLNSPIPENCTFGYHAGGWGKPPVDEMGKPLYGDVFGTNAADFQAKAEEEEVDHAPWGELEPSDEESSEEEEEEESDEEKPDETGFFTPADSGLITPGGFSSVPAGMETPELIELRKKKIEEAMDGNETPQLFTVLPERRTGPIGAAMMASTHIYDVSGAMVGRKAGGGQESQGVEVALAPEELELDPMAMTQKYEEHVREQQAQVEKEDFSDMVAEHAAKQKQKKRKAQPQDTRGGAKKYKEFKF; this comes from the exons ATGGCATCCGACGGACCACCGGGCACCGAGTCCCTCCCGTCCGATTTAGGCAGTGCTATCGCTGCATTGAACACATGGAGCCACCCGGAGCTTCAGAGCAAGCTGGCGGAGCTGGGAGCGCCCAATATGG GTCCCAGAGAGGAGCTGATTGACAGACTGAAGGGCTACATGATTCAG ACTGGGATCCTCCTCAGCAAACCCAATGACGACAAACCAATGAGCTCCCAG aTGCCAGGTATCCCCCCCATGCCCCCGATGCCCATGCCACCCATGCCCCCTGGTATGGGTATGCTCCAGGCTATGACCATGATGCCAGGAGGGCCCCCTCCACCCGGCATCCACATGGGCATGGAGCCCCCAAGTTTGCCCCCACCCGGCTTATCACAGGATGATCAGCTGAAGATGGCCCAGCACAGAGCAGCCATGGTGttgcagcaggaggagagagccAAGCAGCAG GGTGATTCCCATGTCATGGATGAACAGGATCTCCTGGAGCAGCAGAGAAGG GCTGCAGTGCTGCTGGAACAGGAACGTCAGCACGAGATGGTTAAGATGCAGCAGGGTCCGGGGCCGAGAGCCGGTCCCCCTGTCACCGCAGTGAGAG CAACTTTAGATCCTCGTGGGCCACTGCCTCCTGGTGTCAGTATGATGCCGACCCAGAAACAGAGAGTGCCGCCTCCTCCAGGAGAAGATAACAGAGAG ATGTGGCAGAGCGAGGAGGTAAGCGTCAGTGGGCCCAAGATCCCTCAAGCTCTGGAGAAGATCCTCCAGCTGAAGGAGATCAGACAGGAGCAGCTCACCGACCCCGCAG aggaagaagatgacGACGAGGGGGCAGAGATGGACATGAACAACTCCTCTGGACCAGTCATGTCTGAGACAGAAGACGATGACAGTCAGATATCTAAGAAAGAT AAAAACCGCAGGCGCAGAAACCGCAAGAAGAAGAGCAAGAAGAAGCGAGCCCTGGAGAAGAAGGAGCAGgcggagcagcaggagcagcagaagaagaaggagggcagcgacaaagagaaagaaaaggataaagagaaggagaaggagccCGAGGTGGAGATCGAGTACATCACAGAGGAGCCGGAGATCTACGACCCCAACTACATCTTCTTCAAGAGGATCTTTGAGGCGTTCAAG CTGACGGACGACgtgaagaaagagaaggagaaggagccCGAGAAGGCAGAGAAGCAGGAGGCGGCCGTGCTGCGGAAAAAGGGCTTTGAGGATGAGAAGAAAGACAGCGATGACAGCGATGAG GAAATCAGACCAGACGTACCTAAGCTGTCAAAGAAGAAGCTGAGGAGGATGAACAGGCTGACTGTCGCTGAACTCAAACAG CTGGTGGCTCGTCCAGATGTCGTAGAGATGCACGACGTGACGGCCCAGGAGCCCAAGCTGCTGGTCCACCTAAAGGCCACCAGGAACACAGTGCCGGTGCCCCGCCACTGGTGCTTCAAACGAAAGTACCTGCAGGGCAAGAGAGGAATAGAGAAGCCTCCGTTTGAGCTGCCGGAGTTCATCAAGAAAACGGGCATCCAGGAGATGAGGGAGGCCCTGCAGGAGAAG GAGGACgccaaaacaatgaaaaccaAAATGAGGGAGAAGGTTCGTCCCAAGATGGGGAAGATCGACATCGACTACCAGAAGCTCCACGACGCCTTCTTCAAGTGGCAGATCAAGCCCAAACTCACCATCCACGGAGACCTTTACTACGAG ggtAAAGAGTTTGAAACTCGTCTGAAAGAGAAGAAGCCGGGTGATCTGTCTGATGAGCTGCGGATTGCTCTGGGCATGCCAGTCGGACCT aaCGCTCACAAGGTGCCTCCTCCCTGGTTGATAGCCATGCAGAGGTACGGCCCGCCTCCCTCCTACCCCAATCTCAAGATCCCCGGACTCAACTCCCCCATCCCAGAG AACTGCACGTTTGGTTATCACGCCGGAGGCTGGGGGAAGCCGCCAGTAGATGAAATGGGCAAACCTCTGTACGGTGATGTGTTTGGGACCAACGCTGCAGACTTCCAG GccaaagcagaggaggaggaggtggaccACGCACCGTGGGGAGAACTGGAACCGTCAGATGAGGAGTCatcggaggaggaggaagaggaggagagcgaCGAGGAGAAACCAGACGAAACCGGTTTCTTCACACCAGCAGACAG tggGCTGATCACCCCCGGAGGCTTCTCATCAGTACCCGCCGGCATGGAGACGCCAGAGCTGATTGagctgaggaagaagaaaatcgAGGAGGCCATGGACGG GAACGAGACGCCTCAGCTGTTCACGGTGCTCCCAGAGAGACGAACTGGCCCCATAGGAGCTGCCATGATGGCCTCGACACACATCTATGACGTGTCAGGG GCCATGGTCGGGCGTAAGGCAGGCGGAGGGCAGGAGTCGCAGGGCGTAGAGGTGGCCCTGGCTCCGGAGGAGTTGGAGCTGGACCCCATGGCCATGACGCAGAAGTACGAGGAGCACGTCAGAGAACAGCAGGCCCAGGTGGAGAAAGAGGACTTCAGCGACATGGTGGCTGAGCACGCTGCCAAACAGAAG CAAAAAAAGAGGAAGGCCCAGCCACAGGACACGAGAGGCGGTGCCAAGAAATACAAAGAGTTCAAGTTCTAG
- the sf3b2 gene encoding splicing factor 3B subunit 2 isoform X4, with amino-acid sequence MASDGPPGTESLPSDLGSAIAALNTWSHPELQSKLAELGAPNMGPREELIDRLKGYMIQTGILLSKPNDDKPMSSQMPGIPPMPPMPMPPMPPGMGMLQAMTMMPGGPPPPGIHMGMEPPSLPPPGLSQDDQLKMAQHRAAMVLQQEERAKQQAAVLLEQERQHEMVKMQQGPGPRAGPPVTAVRATLDPRGPLPPGVSMMPTQKQRVPPPPGEDNREMWQSEEVSVSGPKIPQALEKILQLKEIRQEQLTDPAEEEDDDEGAEMDMNNSSGPVMSETEDDDSQISKKDKNRRRRNRKKKSKKKRALEKKEQAEQQEQQKKKEGSDKEKEKDKEKEKEPEVEIEYITEEPEIYDPNYIFFKRIFEAFKLTDDVKKEKEKEPEKAEKQEAAVLRKKGFEDEKKDSDDSDEEIRPDVPKLSKKKLRRMNRLTVAELKQLVARPDVVEMHDVTAQEPKLLVHLKATRNTVPVPRHWCFKRKYLQGKRGIEKPPFELPEFIKKTGIQEMREALQEKEDAKTMKTKMREKVRPKMGKIDIDYQKLHDAFFKWQIKPKLTIHGDLYYEGKEFETRLKEKKPGDLSDELRIALGMPVGPNAHKVPPPWLIAMQRYGPPPSYPNLKIPGLNSPIPENCTFGYHAGGWGKPPVDEMGKPLYGDVFGTNAADFQAKAEEEEVDHAPWGELEPSDEESSEEEEEEESDEEKPDETGFFTPADSGLITPGGFSSVPAGMETPELIELRKKKIEEAMDGNETPQLFTVLPERRTGPIGAAMMASTHIYDVSGAMVGRKAGGGQESQGVEVALAPEELELDPMAMTQKYEEHVREQQAQVEKEDFSDMVAEHAAKQKQKKRKAQPQDTRGGAKKYKEFKF; translated from the exons ATGGCATCCGACGGACCACCGGGCACCGAGTCCCTCCCGTCCGATTTAGGCAGTGCTATCGCTGCATTGAACACATGGAGCCACCCGGAGCTTCAGAGCAAGCTGGCGGAGCTGGGAGCGCCCAATATGG GTCCCAGAGAGGAGCTGATTGACAGACTGAAGGGCTACATGATTCAG ACTGGGATCCTCCTCAGCAAACCCAATGACGACAAACCAATGAGCTCCCAG aTGCCAGGTATCCCCCCCATGCCCCCGATGCCCATGCCACCCATGCCCCCTGGTATGGGTATGCTCCAGGCTATGACCATGATGCCAGGAGGGCCCCCTCCACCCGGCATCCACATGGGCATGGAGCCCCCAAGTTTGCCCCCACCCGGCTTATCACAGGATGATCAGCTGAAGATGGCCCAGCACAGAGCAGCCATGGTGttgcagcaggaggagagagccAAGCAGCAG GCTGCAGTGCTGCTGGAACAGGAACGTCAGCACGAGATGGTTAAGATGCAGCAGGGTCCGGGGCCGAGAGCCGGTCCCCCTGTCACCGCAGTGAGAG CAACTTTAGATCCTCGTGGGCCACTGCCTCCTGGTGTCAGTATGATGCCGACCCAGAAACAGAGAGTGCCGCCTCCTCCAGGAGAAGATAACAGAGAG ATGTGGCAGAGCGAGGAGGTAAGCGTCAGTGGGCCCAAGATCCCTCAAGCTCTGGAGAAGATCCTCCAGCTGAAGGAGATCAGACAGGAGCAGCTCACCGACCCCGCAG aggaagaagatgacGACGAGGGGGCAGAGATGGACATGAACAACTCCTCTGGACCAGTCATGTCTGAGACAGAAGACGATGACAGTCAGATATCTAAGAAAGAT AAAAACCGCAGGCGCAGAAACCGCAAGAAGAAGAGCAAGAAGAAGCGAGCCCTGGAGAAGAAGGAGCAGgcggagcagcaggagcagcagaagaagaaggagggcagcgacaaagagaaagaaaaggataaagagaaggagaaggagccCGAGGTGGAGATCGAGTACATCACAGAGGAGCCGGAGATCTACGACCCCAACTACATCTTCTTCAAGAGGATCTTTGAGGCGTTCAAG CTGACGGACGACgtgaagaaagagaaggagaaggagccCGAGAAGGCAGAGAAGCAGGAGGCGGCCGTGCTGCGGAAAAAGGGCTTTGAGGATGAGAAGAAAGACAGCGATGACAGCGATGAG GAAATCAGACCAGACGTACCTAAGCTGTCAAAGAAGAAGCTGAGGAGGATGAACAGGCTGACTGTCGCTGAACTCAAACAG CTGGTGGCTCGTCCAGATGTCGTAGAGATGCACGACGTGACGGCCCAGGAGCCCAAGCTGCTGGTCCACCTAAAGGCCACCAGGAACACAGTGCCGGTGCCCCGCCACTGGTGCTTCAAACGAAAGTACCTGCAGGGCAAGAGAGGAATAGAGAAGCCTCCGTTTGAGCTGCCGGAGTTCATCAAGAAAACGGGCATCCAGGAGATGAGGGAGGCCCTGCAGGAGAAG GAGGACgccaaaacaatgaaaaccaAAATGAGGGAGAAGGTTCGTCCCAAGATGGGGAAGATCGACATCGACTACCAGAAGCTCCACGACGCCTTCTTCAAGTGGCAGATCAAGCCCAAACTCACCATCCACGGAGACCTTTACTACGAG ggtAAAGAGTTTGAAACTCGTCTGAAAGAGAAGAAGCCGGGTGATCTGTCTGATGAGCTGCGGATTGCTCTGGGCATGCCAGTCGGACCT aaCGCTCACAAGGTGCCTCCTCCCTGGTTGATAGCCATGCAGAGGTACGGCCCGCCTCCCTCCTACCCCAATCTCAAGATCCCCGGACTCAACTCCCCCATCCCAGAG AACTGCACGTTTGGTTATCACGCCGGAGGCTGGGGGAAGCCGCCAGTAGATGAAATGGGCAAACCTCTGTACGGTGATGTGTTTGGGACCAACGCTGCAGACTTCCAG GccaaagcagaggaggaggaggtggaccACGCACCGTGGGGAGAACTGGAACCGTCAGATGAGGAGTCatcggaggaggaggaagaggaggagagcgaCGAGGAGAAACCAGACGAAACCGGTTTCTTCACACCAGCAGACAG tggGCTGATCACCCCCGGAGGCTTCTCATCAGTACCCGCCGGCATGGAGACGCCAGAGCTGATTGagctgaggaagaagaaaatcgAGGAGGCCATGGACGG GAACGAGACGCCTCAGCTGTTCACGGTGCTCCCAGAGAGACGAACTGGCCCCATAGGAGCTGCCATGATGGCCTCGACACACATCTATGACGTGTCAGGG GCCATGGTCGGGCGTAAGGCAGGCGGAGGGCAGGAGTCGCAGGGCGTAGAGGTGGCCCTGGCTCCGGAGGAGTTGGAGCTGGACCCCATGGCCATGACGCAGAAGTACGAGGAGCACGTCAGAGAACAGCAGGCCCAGGTGGAGAAAGAGGACTTCAGCGACATGGTGGCTGAGCACGCTGCCAAACAGAAG CAAAAAAAGAGGAAGGCCCAGCCACAGGACACGAGAGGCGGTGCCAAGAAATACAAAGAGTTCAAGTTCTAG
- the sf3b2 gene encoding splicing factor 3B subunit 2 isoform X1, whose product MASDGPPGTESLPSDLGSAIAALNTWSHPELQSKLAELGAPNMGPREELIDRLKGYMIQTGILLSKPNDDKPMSSQMPGIPPMPPMPMPPMPPGMGMLQAMTMMPGGPPPPGIHMGMEPPSLPPPGLSQDDQLKMAQHRAAMVLQQEERAKQQGDSHVMDEQDLLEQQRRAAVLLEQERQHEMVKMQQGPGPRAGPPVTAVRATLDPRGPLPPGVSMMPTQKQRVPPPPGEDNREMWQSEEVSVSGPKIPQALEKILQLKEIRQEQLTDPAEEEEDDDEGAEMDMNNSSGPVMSETEDDDSQISKKDKNRRRRNRKKKSKKKRALEKKEQAEQQEQQKKKEGSDKEKEKDKEKEKEPEVEIEYITEEPEIYDPNYIFFKRIFEAFKLTDDVKKEKEKEPEKAEKQEAAVLRKKGFEDEKKDSDDSDEEIRPDVPKLSKKKLRRMNRLTVAELKQLVARPDVVEMHDVTAQEPKLLVHLKATRNTVPVPRHWCFKRKYLQGKRGIEKPPFELPEFIKKTGIQEMREALQEKEDAKTMKTKMREKVRPKMGKIDIDYQKLHDAFFKWQIKPKLTIHGDLYYEGKEFETRLKEKKPGDLSDELRIALGMPVGPNAHKVPPPWLIAMQRYGPPPSYPNLKIPGLNSPIPENCTFGYHAGGWGKPPVDEMGKPLYGDVFGTNAADFQAKAEEEEVDHAPWGELEPSDEESSEEEEEEESDEEKPDETGFFTPADSGLITPGGFSSVPAGMETPELIELRKKKIEEAMDGNETPQLFTVLPERRTGPIGAAMMASTHIYDVSGAMVGRKAGGGQESQGVEVALAPEELELDPMAMTQKYEEHVREQQAQVEKEDFSDMVAEHAAKQKQKKRKAQPQDTRGGAKKYKEFKF is encoded by the exons ATGGCATCCGACGGACCACCGGGCACCGAGTCCCTCCCGTCCGATTTAGGCAGTGCTATCGCTGCATTGAACACATGGAGCCACCCGGAGCTTCAGAGCAAGCTGGCGGAGCTGGGAGCGCCCAATATGG GTCCCAGAGAGGAGCTGATTGACAGACTGAAGGGCTACATGATTCAG ACTGGGATCCTCCTCAGCAAACCCAATGACGACAAACCAATGAGCTCCCAG aTGCCAGGTATCCCCCCCATGCCCCCGATGCCCATGCCACCCATGCCCCCTGGTATGGGTATGCTCCAGGCTATGACCATGATGCCAGGAGGGCCCCCTCCACCCGGCATCCACATGGGCATGGAGCCCCCAAGTTTGCCCCCACCCGGCTTATCACAGGATGATCAGCTGAAGATGGCCCAGCACAGAGCAGCCATGGTGttgcagcaggaggagagagccAAGCAGCAG GGTGATTCCCATGTCATGGATGAACAGGATCTCCTGGAGCAGCAGAGAAGG GCTGCAGTGCTGCTGGAACAGGAACGTCAGCACGAGATGGTTAAGATGCAGCAGGGTCCGGGGCCGAGAGCCGGTCCCCCTGTCACCGCAGTGAGAG CAACTTTAGATCCTCGTGGGCCACTGCCTCCTGGTGTCAGTATGATGCCGACCCAGAAACAGAGAGTGCCGCCTCCTCCAGGAGAAGATAACAGAGAG ATGTGGCAGAGCGAGGAGGTAAGCGTCAGTGGGCCCAAGATCCCTCAAGCTCTGGAGAAGATCCTCCAGCTGAAGGAGATCAGACAGGAGCAGCTCACCGACCCCGCAG aagaggaagaagatgacGACGAGGGGGCAGAGATGGACATGAACAACTCCTCTGGACCAGTCATGTCTGAGACAGAAGACGATGACAGTCAGATATCTAAGAAAGAT AAAAACCGCAGGCGCAGAAACCGCAAGAAGAAGAGCAAGAAGAAGCGAGCCCTGGAGAAGAAGGAGCAGgcggagcagcaggagcagcagaagaagaaggagggcagcgacaaagagaaagaaaaggataaagagaaggagaaggagccCGAGGTGGAGATCGAGTACATCACAGAGGAGCCGGAGATCTACGACCCCAACTACATCTTCTTCAAGAGGATCTTTGAGGCGTTCAAG CTGACGGACGACgtgaagaaagagaaggagaaggagccCGAGAAGGCAGAGAAGCAGGAGGCGGCCGTGCTGCGGAAAAAGGGCTTTGAGGATGAGAAGAAAGACAGCGATGACAGCGATGAG GAAATCAGACCAGACGTACCTAAGCTGTCAAAGAAGAAGCTGAGGAGGATGAACAGGCTGACTGTCGCTGAACTCAAACAG CTGGTGGCTCGTCCAGATGTCGTAGAGATGCACGACGTGACGGCCCAGGAGCCCAAGCTGCTGGTCCACCTAAAGGCCACCAGGAACACAGTGCCGGTGCCCCGCCACTGGTGCTTCAAACGAAAGTACCTGCAGGGCAAGAGAGGAATAGAGAAGCCTCCGTTTGAGCTGCCGGAGTTCATCAAGAAAACGGGCATCCAGGAGATGAGGGAGGCCCTGCAGGAGAAG GAGGACgccaaaacaatgaaaaccaAAATGAGGGAGAAGGTTCGTCCCAAGATGGGGAAGATCGACATCGACTACCAGAAGCTCCACGACGCCTTCTTCAAGTGGCAGATCAAGCCCAAACTCACCATCCACGGAGACCTTTACTACGAG ggtAAAGAGTTTGAAACTCGTCTGAAAGAGAAGAAGCCGGGTGATCTGTCTGATGAGCTGCGGATTGCTCTGGGCATGCCAGTCGGACCT aaCGCTCACAAGGTGCCTCCTCCCTGGTTGATAGCCATGCAGAGGTACGGCCCGCCTCCCTCCTACCCCAATCTCAAGATCCCCGGACTCAACTCCCCCATCCCAGAG AACTGCACGTTTGGTTATCACGCCGGAGGCTGGGGGAAGCCGCCAGTAGATGAAATGGGCAAACCTCTGTACGGTGATGTGTTTGGGACCAACGCTGCAGACTTCCAG GccaaagcagaggaggaggaggtggaccACGCACCGTGGGGAGAACTGGAACCGTCAGATGAGGAGTCatcggaggaggaggaagaggaggagagcgaCGAGGAGAAACCAGACGAAACCGGTTTCTTCACACCAGCAGACAG tggGCTGATCACCCCCGGAGGCTTCTCATCAGTACCCGCCGGCATGGAGACGCCAGAGCTGATTGagctgaggaagaagaaaatcgAGGAGGCCATGGACGG GAACGAGACGCCTCAGCTGTTCACGGTGCTCCCAGAGAGACGAACTGGCCCCATAGGAGCTGCCATGATGGCCTCGACACACATCTATGACGTGTCAGGG GCCATGGTCGGGCGTAAGGCAGGCGGAGGGCAGGAGTCGCAGGGCGTAGAGGTGGCCCTGGCTCCGGAGGAGTTGGAGCTGGACCCCATGGCCATGACGCAGAAGTACGAGGAGCACGTCAGAGAACAGCAGGCCCAGGTGGAGAAAGAGGACTTCAGCGACATGGTGGCTGAGCACGCTGCCAAACAGAAG CAAAAAAAGAGGAAGGCCCAGCCACAGGACACGAGAGGCGGTGCCAAGAAATACAAAGAGTTCAAGTTCTAG